The nucleotide window CTCTCTTCTCCTTCAGGGGTGTGTCTAGCAATGATTTCTCTTCTCTGGAGTCTTTATGTaagaaaatcattaaagaaaaacaagcttTTGAAAGACTGGAAGTTAAGAAAGAAACTTTACTGGCAATGTTTAAGGTAAATTGAACCATAATGTGTGGCCCCCACCGTTAATATCATTTATTCATGTTAGTTGAAGTGACAGCACTGGAGTTCAGTGTACTAAGCTGAAGCGTATTTGGTTCTTTAGAAAAcattaagtattattatttttatttcatttttttccctagcAAACCATTccttcaacacatttttaaaacatgaaatatcaACATTTATATTCATACAGTGCTACATTTTACCTATAGTACTTAGAAGTAAAAATTAAAGGACagtcttttaaaagaataatttttcctgttttcagtACAACAAGTTCAAATGTCGGATATTGAATGAAAAGGTGAATACTCCAACTACCACAGTCTATAGGTGAGAATATTAGATGTCATTAAATGTATCTGGTATGTATGTCATTTTGTGTTTGTTAAAACTCCTTTCATTTTATGTTTAGGTGTGGCCCTTTGATAGATCTCTGCCGGGGTCCTCATGTCAGACACACGGGCAAAATTAAggctttaaaaatacacaaagtaagCAATGTAACTTTAAAGACTATGTGAGTGTATCTGTCTGGAATAGATATGTGTTTACACTTTCACTGATTTCTCTTTACCATTTTCTGCTGCACATGAAACGATGTTTTCTCATGCTGTCTATTGACTGGGAGCTGTATGCCATCAGGTTTTTATAATTGAAATCCCTCAAGGGGTGACTGACTTGCTGTCATTACCAGAGCAAGCCCAGGGGATAGAGGTTTTACAAAATCATACAGCATGGGCCATCCTGGCTCTATAAAAGCTTTGAGACTCACTAGGAGTATGTGCTTTTGCCCTTTGTATGTCTAAATTAATAATTTCCCAAGTTGTTCTTTTTAACAGAACCCAGTTTTATACTATTTCATAGACATTTTGTGGAGGTTATTAAAATGCACTTTAAATCAAGAGAATAATTGAGtcatttcaagattttttttattgGCTCATTTCTATTTTTGCTCAATCGTTTTGTGAGAAATGCCTTTGCAGGCAAAGTAATGTTTGTGGAATTGTGGTTAAGTATTGAGGGGTGGGCAGTTTTGGGGGTGTTGGGGTGTAgaatgggtctcactgtgttaccccaAAAAGACAGCgtagaggaccacttgagcctgggaaatgaggttgcagtgagcagagattgtgccactgcactccaggctcaagcggtcctcccgcctcagcctcctgagtagctgcgaccataagcacataccaccatgcctgggtaattttccttttttgtgtgtgtgtgtaaagaacagggtctccctgtgttgccgaggctggtctcgaacacctgggctcaagcgatcctcctgcctctgcttcacagagtgctgggattataggcgtgagccactgcacccacctgcAAATTGAGGGAGGGGCATTTTCGAGGGAAGTAAACAGCCAACTTTGTGCTGCAGAATGAGTAACTACTCTAACAAGGCCTCAAAGCAATTGTGAGTTAAAATAAGTGAGATGTTTACAAATTTGAATGTTGTTTCATGGTTAATCCTTGTTTTCAGAATTCTTCCACATACTGGGAAGGCAAAGCAGATATGGAGACTCTGCAGAGAATTTATGGCATTTCATTCCCAGATCCTAAAATGTTGAAAGAGTGGGAGAAGTTCCAAGAGGAAGCTAAAAACCGAGATCATAGGAAAATTGGCAGGGTATGTTCAAGAACAATGATATGTGTAGACTGAGTTGTTTTGAACTTCATTTGAAGTTTGAAATTTAGCTGTATGAAGTACTAGGAATTTTGTTTTGAAGAGATGCTGTAGCTTTTTAGTAACTGGTGCTATGTCCTGTACGAACTATAAATACTTGCTGATTGTCCACATTATCTGCCTGGAGTGGGCTCAGTACCACACAAAAATGCATTTGAACTACTTTTATTCAGAACAAACGCTGATGATCTACAGTTTTCTGTAAAAGAAGTATAACAGCTTCTCGTAGAGCTGGGAGAACTAGACTTTGGAAACCATCTAGTCTCACTGACTCATTTAAAATGTGGAAACGGAGTCCCACAGAGATTAACCTACTTGTTGCCCAAGGTAACACAGCGTGTCACACACAGATCCTGTGCTGTCATTTCCTCTACCCATTATCTCTGTTACTGCTGAATGTCCTCTAAACTGGAAGTTAGGCTAGATAAAACTTTCCTCTCTAAAATAGGCACTCCGTGCCAGGGGTCCTTGGCTGTTAGGTTATGAAGCTTGAGCTGAAGCTAGCAGCCAGTGCCTTGCACCCCTGACTACCTGACTTTCCAGCCATGAGGCAGCCAGCAACGATTGGTGGGCCCTTCCCTGAGGGCTTTTGGGCACTTGGTGAGGGGGATGTTGGGCAAGGAGGTAGGAGGGTGTGTTTCTTTCACCGTGACCCAAAGTCAGCCAACTTTACCATCATCTATTTCATTATCCCAGTCTCCTTCCTGACACtcctattaagaaaataaataaataaaatgaaaaaactttcAGATCTTGGAGCTTTAAGGAATTAAGAACTATAAGAGGTACTGCAGTGGATAGAGAACTGAGGGACCCTTCCTCCCTGCCACTGTTGGGGaaacttgactggattgaggaATATAACAAGCAGGGCATGTGTTACACGTCTGCCAAATTGTAGATCAGCTGCAATTCTGTACCACCAGAAACACTGACATGGTTTCTTTGATTCAGAGTTGGCACTGATTGAAATATGGGACATCATGACCGTATTCTGAGCTCAAGAACACTGAAAttcatgtatatacacacacacatatacatgacGTACATAaatattcttttgcttttcttttaccCAGGACCAAGAACTATATTTCTTTCATGAACTCAGCCCTGGAAGTTGCTTTTTTCTGCCAAAGGGAGCCTACATTTATAATGCACTTATTGAATTCATTAGGGTAAGTCATATTTATTGCTTTCTTCTTTAGATTTAGGGTAtatgatcatttttattaaataaggtCTACTAAAAAGGAAGATAATCTCTATTtgagaagaaatatataaaacagtaaGTAAAAGTAGAAGTCTGTGGCCTCATAAATCATCCCTAGTAGTTGATTTTGCTCATATACATATGGAAGCTGGTGAGCTTGAAGGGGCACCCGTGGTCCTTGACACAGGAGCTCTGTGCCCTCTTTGACTTTGatcattgatttctattttctttgaaaaaacggtttttacattgcttttttcctttgtaaattatgaAATGTTTCAAGTATAACTTTATAGAGAATAGTATATCCAATATCTTGTGTACTTACTACCCAAATTTAACAAAGATTCATTTTGaactatatttgctttttttttgttcacgatattaaaaaaaaaaatagttgtttaaAAAGCCTCTCTTTAGGACCCAGTTTTGATCCATATACCTCCATATACTGCTATATATACCCATATACTGGTATACCATATACCAGCTTTCTAGAAGAAACTACTGTTTTGAAGTTGACGTGGATTCTTTTTGTCCATGTTATTTACATCTAGCCTGTGTATGTGTACCcttaaattatttatgtatttgtgttaCATATAGGAAGCCTCATTGTGTATCAGACTgccttgtgatttatttttagagacatacAAATCCAGTTTATTTTCACGTGCTACATGTTATTTTGTTATGTAACTACCACAATGTGCTCAACCCTTTTCTGATGGACACTGATGTATAATTGTCCCTTATTATCAGCCATGCTGCAGTAGCATTGCTTTTATAAGCCTCCTTATGTACATGTGGCAAGAGTTTTCTCTTCGGTATATACTTAGAAGTGAGATTTCTTAATCATGGCATGTGTGCATCGTTCTCATGAGAGAGTATAAAATCTCTCTTTTAAGTTTTTACTCCCACTTGAAGTATGAGCATTTATTTGCCTACacatgtttctgtttattttctatcaGAGTGAATATAGGAAAAGAGGATTCCAGGAGGTAGTCACCCCAAACATTTTCAACAGCCGACTCTGGATGACCTCGGGTCACTGGCAGCACTACAGCGAGAACATGTTCTCCTTTGAGGTGGAGAAGGAGCTGTTTGCTTTGAAACCCATGAACTGCCCAGGACACTGGTATTCGGCAGCTTTGAATTTCTACTGAAGATTTTCACATGCTACAATTCATCCTGGGTGGTTCTCTCCTTTAacaacattttcattaaaaacaaattatgtgaTCAGAAGAGCATTTAAAAGCAACATCATTGTTGTATTACATCTTCTGTGCCTCATTAGATCCccagatctatttttttttttttaagaggtctTCCACTggagtgctgggactgcaggcatatgccaccatgtccagctgatttttaaaattttatttctgtagagatgaggtcttgctatgttgctcagcctggtctcaaactcctggcctcaagctatccttccaccttggcttcccaaagctctgggattacaggcatgagccactgtgtcccgcCAGATCTCCAGATCTATGGGCATTCAGTAATGGTACTGGGATCACAGCAGTGACCAAGGCAGAATATAAAAGAGGAAGATGGAATATAGGGGTGTAACAAATTATCTagtgtgttgttgtttttaaagaaacttgttCTGTCAAAACCTGCTAATGACTCAGCATTCTTGGAAAATGTTCCTTGTCATGAGGCCGCTCTGCTTTCTATCTTTGAAAGTTGGGTGAAGAACAGCTTAAGGGAAGACACAGGAGAGCTGTGGATACAGGTAACTCAGTGTCCGCAGCAactattagccaggcatggagggcAGAGGAGGTGAGAGAAGAATCTTTGTGAAGAAGCTGTATTATAGGCCAGGAAATCAACTAAGTTCCTTCTTAATTTTCCCAGATTCTTCAGTTGttggaatacattttttattcttcacTGTGGTTCATTGAATTATAACTTATTTGCTATTTTATTCATGCAGATGCTTTTACTGCTGTATGAAGCCCAGAATTTGAGAAATGTTGCTTGGATGGACAGCTAGAATCAGTGGCTGTTTGACAACatttcatataattaaatataacattACACAAGCAGTTTTATTCTTAAGTGTCCgtggacttttctttttctcttcagccTTATGTTTGATCATCGGCCAAGGTCCTGGCGAGAACTGCCTCTGCGGCTAGCTGATTTTGGGGTACTTCATAGGAATGAGCTGTCTGGAGCACTCACAGGACTCACCCGGGTACGAAGATTCCAGCAGGATGATGCTCACATATTCTGTGCCATGGAGCAGGTATGAGACCCTGGggaataaaatactttgaaagaaGTGTCAAGAAACTCAAGGAAAATAactactgtttcttttttctttttttttaatttaaagattgaagatgaaataaaaggtTGTTTGGATTTTCTACGTACGGTATATAGcgtatttggattttcttttaaactgAACCTTTCTACTCGCCCGGAAAAATTCCTTGGAGATATTGAAGTATGGGACCAAGCTGAGAAAGTAAGTGGTATTTTTCAGCATGCTTTTGAATACTGTTTGAAATTGGCTTGTTCCGAGATGTAAGAAAGCCAAGCCTCTTTAAATGGATAAAAGGAAATTGGAAATGGTTCCTAGGTTTGAGTAagctagtttttttctttgtgtattttaggAATGGTTGAATTTAATGGCTTTTTTCAGTTATCAAGCTATAAGCTTTAAAAAGGGGTTGATGTGAGCATATGTTCAGGTGGACAAAATTCTAAAGCAGAGAATATTGATCTATGAAagtaattactgtatttttagtctCAGGCTGGAAGAAGGgaaattgcaattaaaaaaaatttttgctttatcCTCAGCAACTTGAAAACAGTCTGAATGAATTTGGTGAAAAGTGGGAGTTAAACTCTGGAGACGGAGCTTTCTATGGTCCAAAGGTGAGCACTGAAGTGTATTCGGATAATATGATTTTCACTTGTGGATGAAGAGGATATGGCTTCGAAAGAagttgggaaaaagaaaaatcagccctAATCCAACTATTGAACTCCACGTTAGTATCACTGGCATTTTATAATAACCCAGTCTTTGCCTCTTAGATTGACATACAGATTAAAGATGCGATTGGGCGGTACCACCAGTGTGCGACCATCCAGCTGGATTTTCAGTTGCCCATCAGGTTTAATCTTACTTATGTAAGGTGAGTTTCTGGTGTCTGCTCTGAATATTCTCCAGGGATATAtgggggaaaatatatatatatgataaggcaaaacaaattctttttctttgtagccACGATGGTGATGATAAGAAAAGGCCAGTGATTGTTCATCGAGCCATCTTGGGGTCAGTGGAAAGAATGATTGCTATCCTCACGGAAAACTATGGGGGCAAAtggtaatttttgtctttttttttttttttctgattagtaTAAATTGGCTACAAGAAATGTCTACTTTTTGATTTAATTATCAGATGGAAAGGGAGAATGATTGCAGTCAGTTGCTTCTAACTAATGACAAGTGTTCACTAAAAAATAAGGAATCATAATCTAAACACAAACTTTTTATGCTAGTAGTAATTAATTCCAGAACTTGGTTTGTTTGAATGTTGTGTAATACTTTCTAATTAGGGATTAGTATTCTGTTAAGAAGTATACTTATTGTTTTGGATGCTTTTCTGGTAACTTTGTTTTGGGATTTAGATGGCTTTGCTGGGTTTTACGTAGATAAATGAGGAAGCTTATGGCTTTTTTCGTTCAGCCTTGCTAATCATAACAAGCAAGTATTTTGACATCTTTTAAAAGCCAAGCGTTTTTTAAAACAGATGCCAAACTAATCAACATTTTGTGATTCGTTTCTATGAGGTTACGTTTTTGTTGGCAAGATACATGGCCACATAACTTTCATCTTACTTCTTAAGCAGTTTTTTTCTGGACCCACAATGCATTTGAAAGCAGCACAGGGTTATAAAAGCACCCATGTGTAGAGCCTTCCATATTAATCTCATTGATTTAACACTTTTGTAGAATGATGTACATTGGTTTAATCTTACATTACTgtcatttcagttttatttgaaCTTGGTTACTTCAGAAATTAGAACAGTTTTTCATACTGGTCAATGATATAATCTCTTTAGATTTTTCAAAGTCAGATAAAGTGTGAGACACATGCTCTATAAGGTACTTCAAGAATTAAGGGAGTCCTCAGCTAATTGCTCTGCTAAACTTGTTGTAGGTGGGGAAAAGTCCATGATTAGGGTAGAATTTAGTGCCTACTTTAGCCTTTTGCCTGATGTTTGCCTGATATAACAGAACAACTGAAAATAGAGGAATGATGGAGAGAAACATTAGCCTGATGTTTGCAGCATCAGAAGCATTTGACACTTGAATTGCTTCAAAGGGAGAATTGGATgggcttattttttaataagtagtGAAAACTCTCATTTTTACCAAGTGCCATAACCAGTTATTATCAGTTACAATTTGCTGAGTGGTGCAAAATGGATTTTGAATAAACTGAGGACACTGTGTCCCCGTGaagaataagtaataaaatactcGAACAATTAATCACTACATGCagttattaaataatttgttacCCCCTCTCACAGTGTTTTGTGATGTATTAAAGTGTGAGGCATAGTCCTATCCTCAACTGGTTTTGCTATCTGCTTAGCAAGACAAATCGTAGTTACAGACTTTCCTTATGTAGGGTTAGTTTTCTTCTGCATCTCCTCGCCTTAATCTTTATTGGATAGGATTTTTCATTTTGGGGTTTTTTAAGCCAAGTTTTAAAAGTAGTCCTTACATGTTCCAGGAAAAGATACTGAAGAGTAGACTAAGAAATATGCTGTCCCTGTTTAGTGAATGTGCCCACATCTACACTgagtatttttattctctttcaaagGCCCTTTTGGCTGTCCCCTCGCCAGGTAATGGTAGTTCCAGTGGGACCAACCTGTGATGAATATGCCCAAAAGGTAAGCCTTAGATGTGAATTTTCTTTCAACTTAGTATCTGTTAAGCTTTTCAGATCACATAAGCCCTATATTCTTGGTGAATCGAGCTGTTGTGATGTAGAGaaatgttactatttttaatctttgttaagCCTGAATAGATTATATTTCTTCTGTAATGCTTTTCTACATGATTCCATAATCAGAAGACATATTTGGATAGTGTTTTAGGTACActtgtatattttattgtattcattttaagagatgggatcttcctcttgccccagctggagtgcagtggtacaatgcctggctcactgtaacctcaaactcctgggctcatgcagtcctcgcacctcggcctcccaagtagcagtgACTACAGGCAGGAGCCGCCATACCCAGTTACActtgtatattttagtatttagtattttaaaaaaccaaattagCAAATATCAGGTACTTCAGTATGATAGGTAAATTCCAGTTCAAAATACAGTTGAAGCTGCTCTTTGACTCAAAGAgtaattttgcttcattttaatgtaaatttcttCAGCTATTTGAAACTTTTTTCCAGGTTAGTAGCATAGCAGACCAGTGTCTTGCCCCTACCCCCAAAAAACGTAACCAACAAATGTATAACCATTCATAACTTCACTTTAAAGCATATAACAATCTGTTCTGCCGTAGTGAAAATTCCATACTAAGgaatttcaaattattaaaagttGATCAGTGAACAATACCATAACATCAAAGCCATCCTGTCTCCATACCATCAGAATAAACCACACTCAGGTCTTAATTACccttaagaaataaatgaacttgAGCATGgagtgcatacctgtagtcccagctacttgggggcttgaggcaggaggatctttgaGGGTTCAGGGTGTGATGATTGTGCTTGTGagtagccactgcattccagcctgagcaacatagtgagaccccatctcttaaaaaaaaaaaaatgaacactaaACCATCTAGTAGATAAACCATTCAGACTATTCCTATTACTATTACTGCACACAGTAGTTTTAGTTACAAATGATGAGAATCAAAGTTAATGTTCTAGGGTTGAGTGCACTTTGTCTTATTTGTATGTGAAAGCTCACACAGTAGGAAAAAGTTCTGTATTGGTTAACTGAGTTCTCAACTGGAGACATCACTGACTTCCCCACTTCCCTTTGGGGGTAGGGTGATACTCCAGATTACGTGGTGGTAAGTTTTTCGTTTGTGGGGAGAGAAGACAGGGCAGTACTCCCGATACCTAATAACTGTAGAGTAGACATGTTAAACACCCTGTAATTATCAGGCCACTTCCCTAACTGCAGAATTGCCCatctcacaggcacacacaggacccatgttgagaaaaatgaaaaaaactgatgCTTTATTCTTTAAAGTAGTTATCAGTTGAAGATGTAGACCTATCTTGGCATTCTAAAATTCTGTAACGACCCTTCTGAAATGGGTGTTACAAAATTTCAACAGGTTAATTGGTTTGTGATCACTATGGCTTAAAAATCTACTAGTTAATATGCTAAAGCTTGTGCACAGTATAGGCAAAGTCACCTAGATTGTTTCAAAAAGTATACCTTATAGAAATAAACATTGACATACATAAATAACCCTTGGTTTACACATAACTCGCATTTGAGAAATGAATGTGTTGTAGATCATTTAGAATCCTTTTCAAtcaaaaattgaaagaaatattttgtcaCCTAGGTCAACCGGAGAATGCTGGTTTTACTGGTGATTCTTGAGTATGGTAGTTACTGTTTCACCTTCAGCTGTACTTAAGATGTTTTCCTGGAAAAATTCATTCTGCTTTCTGACCAGGATTTCCAGAAACTCTGACCCTTCTTCTAAGTGGTCTGGGTGGAATTGTGGTGATTCTGCTAGTCGACAGTATAACTTCTGTGTCTACAAAAAGATGATAGACAGTCACTGCTCACATTGGCTTTTTGTGAAAGCCCAAGGATACTGTCCCTATGGCAGAGATGAGGAAGGAACACCAGCTTCCTCCAACTCTTCTGTTCTTCCTTTGGGTTAATGGCCACTGTAAGGAAACAGTTTTCTGCCAGGTGTGGGGTGATTTGAATGTAAAATGCCCAACTCTTATAGCAGGTtgaacagaaacattttttttttttttgagacggagtttcactcttgttgcccaggctggagtgcaatggcgcgatctcagctcacagcaacctccgcttcctcagctcaagcgattctcctgcctcagcctcccaagtagctgggattacaggcatgcaccaccatgccccgctaattttgtatttttttagtagagacagggtttctccatgttggtcaggctggtctcgaactcccgacctcaggtgatccgcccgccttggcctcccaaagtgctgggattacaggcatgagccaccaggcgcGGCGAAACATTTTTTAGACTCATTGTTACTTTGTTCTAATCTAAATTACTTTTAGACtattaaatattattctattttgaaGTTAAGGGACTAATGCCTATGATAATCTGATAAACTTTCTGATACTCAGAAGTTAAGATTTATTCAGTTGAAGATCATTTTTTTCAGGTGTTGATCATGTGATATTTTTCATATCTGTAATCTGAGGTTCATATGAAATGatagtgaaataaaattattcatttaggTCTTTTTGTCATGTTAATAGGTTATCATGTTAATGGGAAGTTTAgttaatgtaaaattaataaaatgtaatctaGTGTATTGcttttttggaaaagaagaatacTGAAGATATTGTTTACTTAATACACATGACCTGAGGTAGTAAAGAGGAGCTAGCCTTTTTCtcaaaaaggggggaaaaatggCAGTGAATAATATTATCTAAGACAGTTTTGCCAGCTTTAAATTGCTGGAAGTTCACCCAGGAAGTCCTGATCCCTGTGTTCAGTAAAATCATGTAAGATCaaaatataattctaattttAGATCTGACAAATTCTGTATCTCTGTTACAATAGGTACGGCAACAATTCCATGATGCCAAATTCATGGCAGACATTGATCTGGATCCAGGTTGTACATTGAATAAGAAGATTCGAAATGCACAGTTAGCACAGTATAACTTCATTTTAGGTAAGAATGGAAACTTAACAAAGAAAATTTGCCAGACATCAGGAAAATCTACTGAAACCTTGAGACAGACTTAAGTGAATTGTAATCAAGAATTTAGTTCCTTCCAgtcctgatttttttctattatatattttaatacataataactataaaaataggCTCTTGCATACATActggtttttttggttgttttttttttcacttaaataatCATGGATgtttgtgaaaaaatattttgctatatcAAGGATGAAGACACATTGTTTTAAATACATCTGTTTGATTACTTTCTTAAGATAATTCCTCATGTGGAATTACTTGAAAAAGATATTCATGATGTTtagggttttattattattttaagttgtcTAGATTGACTCAATAAGCACAGTAGTAGTTTTAGATATTGCAAAgagtttcttttaaatattaacacGTGGTCACTTGTACCTTTTAATGTGTCAGAAGCTATGGGGTGGGTCCTAGGATCATTTCTTTTCAGATGTTCAGTGTGAATCCTTCCATATCTTAGATTAAGTCTGACAAAgctttgtgtatttgttttagttgttggtgaaaaagagaaaatcagtggCACTGTTAATATCCGCACAAGAGACAATAAGGTCCACGGGGAACGCACCATTTCTGAAACTATGGAGCGGctacagcagctcaaggagtcccgCAGCAAACAGGCAGAAGaagaattttaatgaaaaaattgcCCAGATTGGCCCCATGGAAAAGGAGGAGCAGTGTTTCCATAACATTGACTTTATACTCTGAAATTGTCAATTTATGTTGAACTTGAAGGAGTTTGGCAGAGTCCGAGTAGGTCAACCTGCAGGCGTAACTATTTTTGACCTAGTCAGTTTTTAAACAATGTGCATTTGAAGGAGTTAATTAAAAGAGCCAATAAAATGATTTTACTCATTCAGTATCTGAGTACTGGAAATGCTTTAGTATAATGAGGAAGaacttttttgtaaatttaatgcaattgaaaaagttttaaattcaaTTAAGATAACTAGAATTGGATTATggtataaaaaaaattattcatatcaGTTTCAAGACTGCTCTGTGAGTCAATTCTTAATAAAtttcctttcatatatacatatatcctgttCTGtgcctctggagaaccctgactaacacacaTGGGTCACTTCAAAGAGAAGCTAATTTGCATAGATTAATTTTCACTTTAATAAAGGAACTAAGATCTTTAATCATAGAGGGGTTTTCTTTTGAAACTTTGTAATTAAGCCTTGCTTCCAAATAGCTTCAAAATTAGCTTTTGATAGAGTTGTAATTTTTATGTGTCTGaaggaaatttaattttatacttaaacCAGACTCAACATTTAGAGAAGCTTTACAAATCGTTCAAAACTTGggataaaaaaatataataaaggcaTAGTTTAGTGGGACTGGAAATCAAAGGTTTCTTTTGATCTAACTAACACCTACTTAGCTTAGTCCTCACTTCTAGTGGAATCATTAGAGGGCCACTGTCTTGATGGGAGggttcttgtgttttttttgtttgtttgttttgttttgttttttttgagaaagggtcttgctctgtcaccaaagctggagagcagtggcacaatcagggctcactgctgctttgaactcccgggttcaagtggtctCCCACACGGCAGCCTCCCATGTACCTGAGactgcaggtacatgccaccacacttggctaacttttaattttttaatttcttgtagagatgaggttcttactatgttgcccaggctggtctcaaactcgttggctcaagcagtc belongs to Theropithecus gelada isolate Dixy chromosome 6, Tgel_1.0, whole genome shotgun sequence and includes:
- the TARS gene encoding threonine--tRNA ligase, cytoplasmic isoform X7, translated to MIPFWQKRQKKIASQLKSLCLMVNRLMRNLGKLHHIKLPVELAMERVYGGCLCYGPPIENGFYYDMYLEEGGVSSNDFSSLESLCKKIIKEKQAFERLEVKKETLLAMFKYNKFKCRILNEKVNTPTTTVYRCGPLIDLCRGPHVRHTGKIKALKIHKNSSTYWEGKADMETLQRIYGISFPDPKMLKEWEKFQEEAKNRDHRKIGRDQELYFFHELSPGSCFFLPKGAYIYNALIEFIRSEYRKRGFQEVVTPNIFNSRLWMTSGHWQHYSENMFSFEVEKELFALKPMNCPGHCLMFDHRPRSWRELPLRLADFGVLHRNELSGALTGLTRVRRFQQDDAHIFCAMEQIEDEIKGCLDFLRTVYSVFGFSFKLNLSTRPEKFLGDIEVWDQAEKQLENSLNEFGEKWELNSGDGAFYGPKIDIQIKDAIGRYHQCATIQLDFQLPIRFNLTYVSHDGDDKKRPVIVHRAILGSVERMIAILTENYGGKWPFWLSPRQVMVVPVGPTCDEYAQKVRQQFHDAKFMADIDLDPGCTLNKKIRNAQLAQYNFILVVGEKEKISGTVNIRTRDNKVHGERTISETMERLQQLKESRSKQAEEEF
- the TARS gene encoding threonine--tRNA ligase, cytoplasmic isoform X3, which codes for MMINTVKIQRVVLLNPWPEYIYTRLEMYNILKAEHDSLLAEKAEKDSKPIKVTLPDGKQVDAESWKTTPYQIACGISQGLADNTVIAKVNNVVWDLDRPLEEDCTLELLKFEDEEAQAVYWHSSAHIMGEAMERVYGGCLCYGPPIENGFYYDMYLEEGGVSSNDFSSLESLCKKIIKEKQAFERLEVKKETLLAMFKYNKFKCRILNEKVNTPTTTVYRCGPLIDLCRGPHVRHTGKIKALKIHKNSSTYWEGKADMETLQRIYGISFPDPKMLKEWEKFQEEAKNRDHRKIGRDQELYFFHELSPGSCFFLPKGAYIYNALIEFIRSEYRKRGFQEVVTPNIFNSRLWMTSGHWQHYSENMFSFEVEKELFALKPMNCPGHCLMFDHRPRSWRELPLRLADFGVLHRNELSGALTGLTRVRRFQQDDAHIFCAMEQIEDEIKGCLDFLRTVYSVFGFSFKLNLSTRPEKFLGDIEVWDQAEKQLENSLNEFGEKWELNSGDGAFYGPKIDIQIKDAIGRYHQCATIQLDFQLPIRFNLTYVSHDGDDKKRPVIVHRAILGSVERMIAILTENYGGKWPFWLSPRQVMVVPVGPTCDEYAQKVRQQFHDAKFMADIDLDPGCTLNKKIRNAQLAQYNFILVVGEKEKISGTVNIRTRDNKVHGERTISETMERLQQLKESRSKQAEEEF
- the TARS gene encoding threonine--tRNA ligase, cytoplasmic isoform X1 — its product is MFEEKASSPSGKMGGEEKPIDAGEEKRKEGGKKKNKEGSGDGGRAELNPWPEYIYTRLEMYNILKAEHDSLLAEKAEKDSKPIKVTLPDGKQVDAESWKTTPYQIACGISHTASCINLSSLAPLLVSVAIPSSGMPWPPSFLPVSLADNTVIAKVNNVVWDLDRPLEEDCTLELLKFEDEEAQAVYWHSSAHIMGEAMERVYGGCLCYGPPIENGFYYDMYLEEGGVSSNDFSSLESLCKKIIKEKQAFERLEVKKETLLAMFKYNKFKCRILNEKVNTPTTTVYRCGPLIDLCRGPHVRHTGKIKALKIHKNSSTYWEGKADMETLQRIYGISFPDPKMLKEWEKFQEEAKNRDHRKIGRDQELYFFHELSPGSCFFLPKGAYIYNALIEFIRSEYRKRGFQEVVTPNIFNSRLWMTSGHWQHYSENMFSFEVEKELFALKPMNCPGHCLMFDHRPRSWRELPLRLADFGVLHRNELSGALTGLTRVRRFQQDDAHIFCAMEQIEDEIKGCLDFLRTVYSVFGFSFKLNLSTRPEKFLGDIEVWDQAEKQLENSLNEFGEKWELNSGDGAFYGPKIDIQIKDAIGRYHQCATIQLDFQLPIRFNLTYVSHDGDDKKRPVIVHRAILGSVERMIAILTENYGGKWPFWLSPRQVMVVPVGPTCDEYAQKVRQQFHDAKFMADIDLDPGCTLNKKIRNAQLAQYNFILVVGEKEKISGTVNIRTRDNKVHGERTISETMERLQQLKESRSKQAEEEF